DNA sequence from the Carassius carassius chromosome 6, fCarCar2.1, whole genome shotgun sequence genome:
TTTGTGATTTGTACAACATTGTCAAGCTTAGTTAGAACTATGTATTTTACCTTACATTAAGGTAACTTAACCTCATATTAAAGTGCTCAAGGTCTGGTGTGCTGATTTTGGAGGTTTTGGGCATCAGCTAGACTACTTTAAACTATTTTAACCTGGTCTAACTTAATTGTATCGTAAAGGTATGCTAATATGAAACACATCGGGGGCAGTCATGGCATAATTGTTAGAGAGTCGGAGctgaaggtcatgggttcgagtctcagtacCGGCAGTTATTGTCGCTTTCTTCTACCATCAGTAACCATGACTAAGATGacttttttaacatttctttgCATTTGATACAAAGGCAGTCGGCACCATCTTGCATTTGGACTGCAGTGAAAATGACCTCTAACGactttagtattaatattattgtgatattgttgcagtgtttgtcttgttttataCATTGTAGtggacttttttttccttttttttgttttgcagaagctttaaaataatatagatgtacgataaaaaaatgtattcatttcttaGCATCTTGTAGAAAGAATATACTGTAACAGAATACAATATCTTCATCACATTCCCATCATGAAAAGTTTATCACAGGAAACGCCGAAAACTTTTcgttaaattgcttgtttttcatGTAGTTTCAtccagaattttcagcagtcccttaataataaaaataaaatatggctGGTGACATTTCAATCTGTTCTGTATCTTTTTCTATGACAgcaatacttaaaaaaatcattttaattacaaGATAGTTTAAACTTTTATTATACTGATAGTATATAAACAGAATTGTCACTCCTAATTCCAACTATTTCAATCTTTATTGTAACATGAAATATAAGTTTTCTGCTGTTCAATAATAATTTCCAAGTTTCTACAATGGCTCACTATGGTGTACTGGTATAGTTCTAACTAAATAGTGTGTTGTGTCGAAAACAGGGTTCGATGGAGAAGAACCACATCTGATCTgtcttttttctgtcttttctcaGGGGAATCCATGCAGCAGTGATAAAGAGTGCACGGTGGGAACGTACTGCCACAGTCCTCAGCACGCCCCGTCCCGCTGCCTCACCTGCCGCAGGAGAAAGAAGCGCTGCCACAGAGACAACATGTGCTGCCCTGGGAACCTCTGCAGCAACTGTACGTTCCTGGATTGATCGCTGATAGACACTGTTTCTCATACTAACTCTGAGAAAGTTACAATGGATCGTTTCTGTCTTTCTTCAGATATCTGCATCCCCATCTCAGAGCACACGCTGTCCTCACACAAGTCACCTATGGAGGAGCACAAAATGCTTTCCATCAAAGACAAAGGCTGGAGGAGGAACAGCAAAGCTCAGGCCAAGATCTCTCTCAAAGGTGAGCAACTGACTATATCACAACTCTTCACTATTTGTGTAAAGTTGTTTAGGACTCGCACAGACCTGCAGGACAAAGCCTGGTTGGGTTTGCAGCAGAAGAACTGTCAAGCATTAACAAGCTAGAAAATTGCATTGTGTCAGTATGAAAAGGCTTGAGAAAACACGAGACATTAGCAGAAATTAGCACTTCACAATAAGGTCCCATTACTTAAtataagttaatgcattaactaactaGCGGTTTATTTGTTATGgtatttattatagtaaaaatacaactattcattgttagttcatatcagctcaggtccattaaataatgtgaacagatacaacttttaacTTTTGGACCCTTTACCACAGTTATACAGCTACATCTTAAATCTACCAATGtgtttaatatttactttttttaaaacactttaaagtacatttataaTACTATACTTGTGATTTATTGTGTGAGTTTTTCTAACAATATGGCAAATTACATCTTTCTGTCTTCTGACCGATTTTTTACACCTCCTTTTGACAGTCATAGAAATGCAATTGTTTTTCCTCGAAAGCACTCACTGTGTAAGTGAGTTCATATAATCTCAAGTAGGGCATGTGATTATCTGTCTAGTTTTGTGTGCCGTGTGCATCAGGCAGTCAGTGAACGTACTGTGGGCGGTCTGAGACCGTTTCATATTCGTACTCACGTATGATCTATGTTTGCCATAAGTTGATTCACTGGATGTGGTAACATGCATGTGTTGAGGGGGACAGCGGGCCACAGATTTATACAGCTCGTATATCTTGAAGACTTAACCACAGTGGGAGGCCTGTGAAGGAAGGATCACAATGTAGTGCTGTTCCCACACCTCACAGAGTCACACTCAAACATAAACTAAACCACACCAGATTTAGACGAAGCAATTTGAGGCACCCTAAACGTTGTATttgtaaattaaacaattaatacaatttgtaatttaatacaaGATCACTCCACAACACCTTTccatttgggaaaaaataaaccataaacaGAACTTACATTTCTATTTTCAGCCTGCTCTACCAACTATTGGAAAGttgttttgcatttgtttgtaAGTAGATGTAAATCAGTAACAGTGACgcatttggttgcactttattttctgATTCCACTTGAACACTTGGAGAATATTTGCATGAGAGGTAGAAAGTGTGCGAGAGTTTTGGCAGTCCTTTCATCGACTGATGGAGGGATCATACTTATTGTCACAAAGTAAAAGAAGTAGTGACAAATCTTTTCTTCTGTAGTgtgacaaacaaaagagaaaaaaatgtagGGTGGGGACTTTCATTTATTGGTTGTTGATTGGaaggaggcagatctgaatgcaagAAAAGGGTGGggcttataataattataataataattccttacatttatatagcgcttttcaaagcactcaaagtgctttacattgtcaggggggtatctcctcatccaccatcagtgtgcagcatccacctggatgatgcgacggcagccatagtgtgccagaacgcccagcacacaccagcttactggtggagaggagacagagtgataaagccaatcagcagatatggggattgttaggaggccatgatggtcagaggccaatgggcaaatttagccaggatgccgaggtcacacctctactcttttcaaaagacttcctgggatttttaatgaccacagagagtcaggacctttgacctaaaatatttcATCAAATTATCCCCTGAGATCTCATCATTTAGTAATGCTGTATAATGGTTATATGACGTGCAGTTTTTTTAGAGTTCAGTGTTTTATTGtgattggtttttattttaaattgtattattattattattttaaataattatttaatcaacTCACAGTCAACCCAAAATCTTGCTCAAccaaatttttcattttcatgcaATTCAACTGAATAATTGTTCAAAAATCTAAATCCTAATTTTGTGTTCCTTTGGAAAACTATGAGATTAAATCAAtaatgagtttttcttttttggggctcctaaaaaaaaaagcaattacatTTCATGCAAATTAGAAAATGACGAAGAAAGTGTttcaaaaatgctaaataatatatatatatatatatatatatatatatatatatttactgaaaaacTTCATAAACAGTCATGTAAAAagatatataaaatcatataGTTATCTTCAAATAAAATCTTCCCAGAGCAACTGTATATGAAATATAGGCAACATTTAACCAAAAAATATTGGTTTATAAAGTAACCAGCCTTAAGTTCTATTTATTCTATGAATACATGCATTTGCCAGACCTATTTATCTGAAGTGATTTACACTGCATGCATTTCCAGCGATTTAAAGTCATGACCTTGTTGTCATTTAGTGTTTGAGTAACAGAAATGGCATTGCCGGCTTCTTTCACCCACAGGTCACGAGGGCGACCCTTGCCTGCGATCTTCCGACTGCTCGGAGGGCTACTGCTGTGCTCGCCACTTCTGGACCAAAATCTGCAAGCCTGTGCTGCGGCAGGGCGAAGTCTGCACCAAGCAGCGCAAGAAAGGCTCCCACAGCCTGGAGATCTTTCAGCGCTGTGACTGTGCCAAAGGACTTGCCTGCAAGGTATGGAAAGACGCCACCTCCTTCTCCAGGTCCAGGCTGCACGTGTGCCAGAGGATCTGAGACGGGACGCCCCTGCAAAACAAGCTGCACCTTGGGACCCCTGCGTCCCGCCGGGGGAGGAGTGGGCAAGGACTCCTTTCTCCAGGACTTACTCAGCTGtaataaagagagagaaagggtcAGATACAGATGAATTTATGCAAGAACAGGGTGGGTTTGGGATGGGAATGAACCCATGTGGTGGGATGCTCAGCTGTAGCTGTTAAGGAAGCACTCTGGGCCTCTCAGTTTTTTTTGATCTACAAGCCATATTTATCACTGATTTCGCATTTGATGCCATTATTTCAGTATGTCTGTGCTGTCAGTATCTTGTGATGCTGAATGCTCTGATTTGGTTTCTATTTTTCACTATATATTTCATGCACATAtgagttccttttcaggaactcgagctgcgtcgaaacgcttttggggaacgtccctgacgagaccgactctgaatatcgtgtgcaatcagtccatcggaaaggcgtgacgtcacgggcggggtgacgtagcgaccaggaagctataaaagcacgtgccgtgcagctggcttcagcttcgaatctgtcagcaagcgctctgtgtgtgcatgtgcaaaagtctgtcctgttggtcctatttattgttgtctgtcccttagcttaaaaagatcgctaaaacagctcaatatgcctaagcagaagcaaaagaccaaacatttgaagggcgatctccctgcactcgctacattacgagcggggatacacacaggctgtgcgtggcttgcctgggatcgaagcacgctgagtcggctctcgagggggccggctgcccgcattgcgaacgtttgccagtgcggacgcttcgatcccggagggctctcttcgaggagggagccttcaccagcgttcctcgcggtgctggccccgcttctgccgaggcagagcggctgctgcactcgtggggttcgcaggtggatctatcagaaggaatggagacgggccagtccttatctccttcctcatctgccagatccggcgcccaagccctgggttcggaagcacgctcgtcggtttcttccccccagggtgagggatcagctattcacctctcgtcctctgaggaggtcgatgtggagactgttgttggggattcgccacccctgtcgccccagtatgaggagcttttggaggtggtcacgcgggcagtagataaattaaaaatcgactggcctgctgaaaaacagtctgagccgcagagaagcaagttagacgaacgctttctgcggccgaagcaaccacctccacgtcggagccttccgtattttcccgatctccatgatgagttatcgagatcgtggaatcacctgtattcgacccgcctctttggccctgattcactatattatggcaacgtgatggggctgggagagcgtggttatagagcgatgccacgggttgaacagacgctcgcgggctatctgtcacccggttcggcctcgtctctaaaggctccgacattgcccactaagccgcttagagttacatcatcgctagtgggcaaaggttatgtggcagcaggtcaggctggggcgtgccttcatactatggcagtcctgcaagcttatcaggctgacctgctgagagatgtcgatgagggggaggggattaagtctgaagagattgaagaactcagaaagaccgctgatctctccctccgcgccactaaggagaccgctcgcgcaattgggcggtctatggcagccttagtggccgcggagaggcatttgtggctgaccctgtcagaaattaaagaacgagacagggtctgcctcctggacgccccgcttcaagcctcgggcctgttcggcgacacagttaatactgtcgtcgacaggttccaggaggcgcacaagcaggcagcggcgttccagagtttcctccctcgtcgctctcgtggtgcatctgggcgggagatgaccacgccacataccggctccccacaccgggaagcgcaaaagcagagcgtcgccactcgtgctcccccacgtcggggccgagggcaacgacgctctgagtcgggggcttctagggcgaaaaccgatttaagatctgtcatcgaagcccggaagtcctcgacgaaaagatcctgacgccaggatccagagggtagcccctgctggggtagagcgcggttcacctcattacacggtgcccgtctcacctcagtaccctcaggaggtcggtctgccaaccctgccagagcttcagggcgcagcggcctccagcgagcgccactcccagttacttccgcccgtgagcgtagcggagctgggatgctcgccgcccctttgggggcctcttacaccagaggtcagtctcgagagactgattcccttagtagattattttgcagcgtggaagctactgccaaatgtatctcaatgggtcctgcgtacaatagaaagaagctattgcattcagttcggtcatccaccaccgaagttcaacggggttacaccgactgtggtcggcccccagcaggctctggttatggaacaagaagtgaataccctattaaggaaggaggccatcgaggtggtccctcctctagacagggaatccggattttacagccagtatttcatagttccaaagaaggatggggggttgcgtccgatcttagacttgcgtctcctgaaccgctcagttatgtcactgaagttcaagatgctcactgtcaaccaggttgtagctcaaatcagatccgaggactggtttgtcacaatagatctcaaagacgcatacttccacatatccatccttccacaacacaggaagtttctgaggttcgctttcgggggcaaagcttatcaatatcgagtacttccctttggcctcgcactctcac
Encoded proteins:
- the LOC132141999 gene encoding dickkopf-related protein 2-like, which encodes MLTVLRSRSFWMLMLIVAVVRMGETQGTESKALVNSIKSLEPQTAAANRSSGFPKKDNNPAQGNPCSSDKECTVGTYCHSPQHAPSRCLTCRRRKKRCHRDNMCCPGNLCSNYICIPISEHTLSSHKSPMEEHKMLSIKDKGWRRNSKAQAKISLKGHEGDPCLRSSDCSEGYCCARHFWTKICKPVLRQGEVCTKQRKKGSHSLEIFQRCDCAKGLACKVWKDATSFSRSRLHVCQRI